A genomic window from Terrisporobacter glycolicus ATCC 14880 = DSM 1288 includes:
- the asrA gene encoding anaerobic sulfite reductase subunit AsrA, producing the protein MKIKLDKQRFNQGLKRLKLEYKILAPVTKPFKGTFSDTDLTKYEEIERIEDIEFNKKSNFSAKEIILPVNQILFYFTEKEFKTSDLGEKKLLVFLRACDLNGIKRLDEIYLNNGMEKDFFYERLRKKVKFVLIGCKESYRNCFCVSMKSNKSDNYSMGLNLREDEVYLDIKDEDLDIFKGQECDFEVDYVKSNNISVEVPRNINSAQLSKHEMWNEYDARCIACGRCNFVCPTCSCFTMQDVFYKENEKVGERRRVWASCQVDGYTDMAGGHSFRKKQGERMRFKVMHKIYDFNKRFGYDMCVGCGRCDDACPQYISFSQCIDKVKKVVNEEEK; encoded by the coding sequence ATGAAAATTAAATTAGATAAACAAAGATTTAATCAAGGTTTGAAAAGATTAAAGTTAGAATACAAAATATTAGCACCTGTGACAAAACCCTTCAAAGGCACTTTTTCTGATACGGATTTAACGAAATACGAAGAAATTGAAAGAATAGAGGACATAGAATTTAATAAAAAGTCTAATTTTTCTGCAAAAGAAATAATATTGCCAGTAAATCAGATACTTTTTTATTTTACTGAAAAAGAATTTAAAACAAGTGATTTAGGTGAGAAAAAGTTATTAGTTTTTCTTAGAGCTTGTGATTTAAATGGAATAAAAAGATTAGATGAAATTTATTTGAATAATGGCATGGAAAAGGATTTCTTCTACGAAAGATTAAGAAAAAAAGTTAAATTCGTTCTAATAGGATGCAAAGAAAGCTATAGAAATTGTTTTTGTGTAAGTATGAAGTCAAACAAATCTGACAACTATTCAATGGGATTAAATTTAAGAGAAGATGAAGTTTATTTAGACATAAAAGATGAAGATTTAGATATATTTAAAGGTCAAGAATGTGACTTTGAAGTTGATTATGTAAAATCAAATAATATATCAGTAGAAGTTCCAAGAAATATAAATTCTGCCCAATTATCAAAACATGAAATGTGGAATGAATATGATGCAAGATGTATAGCTTGCGGAAGATGCAATTTTGTCTGTCCAACATGTAGTTGCTTTACAATGCAGGATGTTTTCTACAAAGAAAATGAGAAGGTAGGAGAAAGAAGAAGAGTCTGGGCATCATGTCAAGTAGATGGATATACTGATATGGCAGGTGGTCACTCATTTAGAAAAAAACAAGGTGAGAGAATGAGATTTAAAGTAATGCACAAAATTTATGACTTTAATAAAAGATTTGGATATGACATGTGTGTAGGATGTGGAAGGTGTGACGATGCATGTCCGCAATATATATCATTTTCTCAGTGTATAGATAAAGTTAAAAAAGTAGTTAATGAGGAGGAAAAATAA
- a CDS encoding EAL and HDOD domain-containing protein — protein MKIYIARQPIFNSDKLLFGYELLHRNSNENRYANIDEDEATRELTYNVLSEFDLYSLIKQKYGFINFNKESLMSDIPLLFNSKNIIIEILENTEMDEELIDRVAFLKYKKYTLALDDFVDDGTYDALLPYIDIIKVEYSLLDTDKRREIAKKYRNSKKLVAERIETEDDYINAMRDGYTLFQGYYFSKPIMISKDSLCIASSSYSRLWEEISKGNPEFDALEEIIKLDVGLTYKLLSLMNTSIYYRGTEINSVKQALVRLGIVETQRWIMLLFLRDMTGEDNDEFAKSSLFRATFMEKIITKLDYKYMRHDAYMTGLLSLIDNILEEDILSILDSLGLSEIIKTAFINKEGVLYDSLECVKEYELSNWDIVEKFNENYNLDKETISSIYLESLRYADAMFSKV, from the coding sequence ATGAAAATTTATATAGCAAGGCAACCTATTTTTAATAGTGATAAACTGTTATTTGGATATGAGTTATTACATAGAAATAGTAATGAAAATAGATATGCTAATATCGATGAAGATGAAGCTACAAGAGAACTAACTTATAATGTTTTATCAGAATTTGATTTATATTCTTTGATTAAACAAAAATATGGATTTATAAACTTTAATAAAGAATCCTTAATGTCTGACATACCTTTACTTTTTAATTCAAAGAACATTATAATTGAAATTTTAGAAAATACTGAAATGGATGAAGAGCTAATAGATAGAGTTGCTTTTCTCAAATATAAAAAATATACATTAGCACTTGATGATTTTGTGGATGATGGTACTTATGATGCACTATTACCTTATATAGATATTATAAAAGTTGAATATAGTTTACTTGATACAGACAAGAGAAGAGAAATAGCTAAGAAGTATAGAAATAGCAAAAAGCTAGTTGCGGAAAGAATTGAAACAGAAGATGATTATATAAATGCAATGAGAGATGGATACACTTTATTTCAAGGATATTATTTTAGCAAACCTATAATGATATCAAAAGACAGCCTTTGTATTGCATCATCATCATATTCACGCTTATGGGAAGAAATATCAAAAGGAAATCCTGAATTTGATGCTTTAGAAGAAATAATAAAATTAGATGTAGGTCTAACTTATAAACTATTATCTTTGATGAATACATCTATATACTATAGAGGAACTGAGATTAATTCAGTAAAACAAGCTTTAGTACGTTTAGGAATTGTAGAAACCCAAAGATGGATAATGCTTTTGTTTTTACGAGATATGACAGGCGAGGATAATGATGAATTTGCAAAATCATCTTTATTTAGGGCAACATTTATGGAAAAAATCATAACTAAATTAGATTATAAATATATGAGACATGATGCATATATGACTGGATTATTATCTTTAATAGATAATATTTTAGAAGAAGATATATTGTCAATTTTAGATTCTTTAGGACTATCCGAAATAATTAAAACGGCCTTTATAAATAAAGAGGGAGTATTATATGACTCCTTAGAATGTGTAAAAGAATATGAATTAAGTAATTGGGATATAGTTGAAAAATTTAATGAAAATTATAATTTAGACAAAGAAACTATTTCCTCTATATACTTAGAATCATTAAGATATGCTGACGCAATGTTTAGTAAGGTTTAA
- the asrB gene encoding anaerobic sulfite reductase subunit AsrB codes for MNAYIPVAAPIISIVKHTEIEWTFRVETYTKNVLPGKFYEISIPKYGESPISVSGYGENYIDFTIRNVGKVTSELFNYRVGDKFFIRGPYGNGFDVSFYEDREVVVVAGGSGLAPVRGIVEHFYHNPQKCKSFKLIVGFKSPKDLLFKDDIKKWSEKLDVLVTVDKAEERYEGNVGLVTKYIPQLNIDDVTNMSAIVVGPPMMMKFTVGEFLKRDLDEKNIWVSYERKMCCGVGKCGHCKMDDTYICIDGPVFDYSYAKSLID; via the coding sequence ATGAATGCTTATATACCAGTGGCAGCACCAATAATAAGTATAGTAAAACATACAGAAATTGAATGGACTTTTAGAGTAGAGACTTATACTAAAAATGTGCTTCCAGGAAAATTTTATGAAATATCAATACCAAAATACGGAGAGTCCCCAATTTCAGTAAGTGGATATGGAGAAAATTATATAGATTTCACCATAAGAAATGTGGGGAAAGTAACTAGTGAGTTATTTAACTACAGAGTAGGAGATAAATTTTTTATAAGAGGACCTTATGGAAATGGCTTCGATGTAAGTTTTTACGAGGATAGGGAAGTTGTAGTTGTTGCAGGAGGAAGTGGTTTGGCACCTGTAAGAGGAATAGTTGAACACTTCTACCATAATCCCCAAAAATGCAAAAGCTTTAAGTTAATAGTAGGTTTCAAATCTCCAAAAGATTTATTGTTCAAAGACGACATAAAAAAATGGAGTGAGAAATTAGATGTCCTTGTAACAGTTGATAAAGCAGAGGAAAGATATGAGGGAAATGTGGGTCTTGTTACAAAATATATTCCCCAACTAAATATAGACGATGTAACTAATATGTCTGCAATAGTTGTTGGACCACCAATGATGATGAAGTTTACTGTTGGAGAATTTTTAAAAAGAGATTTAGATGAAAAAAATATATGGGTTTCTTATGAAAGAAAAATGTGCTGTGGAGTAGGCAAATGTGGACATTGTAAAATGGATGACACTTATATTTGTATAGATGGTCCAGTATTTGATTATTCTTATGCAAAAAGTCTTATAGATTAG
- a CDS encoding Crp/Fnr family transcriptional regulator, whose translation MNNIEVFKNIKEESKVNLEKILKTKKLSKKEILFYERDMVDKIYFIKEGKISLFKINESGERKIIFILPKGQMINDIFIDEKKSSAVSCEAFEKSTLLECSSKDFMKIMESDFILTKNVLNHLQNINRRLYRQLKNSISIRMDKKLAAKLYRMGREFGVEKDEWTLINANLTITYIADMLGCKRETLSRSMKVLQDENLVKIENKKMYIKRDELSSYFKNT comes from the coding sequence ATGAATAATATAGAGGTATTTAAAAATATAAAGGAAGAAAGCAAAGTTAATCTAGAAAAAATACTTAAAACTAAAAAATTATCAAAGAAAGAAATTCTCTTTTATGAAAGAGATATGGTGGATAAAATTTATTTTATTAAAGAAGGTAAAATTTCTTTATTTAAAATAAATGAAAGTGGTGAAAGAAAAATTATCTTTATACTTCCAAAAGGACAAATGATAAATGATATTTTTATAGATGAGAAAAAAAGTAGTGCAGTATCATGTGAAGCTTTTGAAAAAAGCACTTTGTTAGAATGTAGTTCTAAGGATTTTATGAAGATCATGGAAAGTGATTTTATCTTAACTAAAAACGTATTAAATCACTTACAAAATATTAACAGAAGACTTTATCGACAACTTAAAAACTCCATATCCATAAGAATGGACAAAAAGCTTGCTGCCAAGCTTTATAGAATGGGTAGAGAATTTGGTGTAGAAAAAGATGAATGGACTTTAATTAATGCTAACTTAACCATAACATATATTGCTGATATGCTTGGATGTAAAAGAGAAACTTTATCTAGATCTATGAAAGTTTTACAAGATGAAAATTTAGTTAAAATAGAAAATAAAAAAATGTATATTAAAAGAGATGAACTATCATCCTATTTTAAAAATACATAG
- a CDS encoding formate/nitrite transporter family protein → MHNETVLKISGAAKNKINLLDNNKLKYLVSSAFAGLYVGLGIILIFTVGGLLGAANSPATKIMMGLSFAVALCLVIMTGTELFTGNNMVMTVGRLNKGVSTLDMSKVWIFSFLGNLLGSILVAGFFVGTGLVNEGPVTEFFATTSIAKASAPFISLFFRGVLCNILVCVAVLCSFRTNDDTAKILMIFLCLFAFITSGFEHSVANMTIFSVVLISPVIQGATLAGAVYNLVAVTLGNMAGGALVMGLGVFIMGSEDKNTSN, encoded by the coding sequence ATGCATAATGAAACAGTATTAAAAATAAGTGGCGCAGCAAAAAATAAAATCAATTTATTAGACAATAACAAATTAAAATACTTAGTATCGTCAGCTTTTGCAGGATTATATGTGGGATTAGGAATCATATTAATATTTACAGTTGGTGGATTATTAGGTGCAGCAAACTCTCCTGCAACGAAAATAATGATGGGATTATCTTTTGCAGTAGCGTTATGCTTAGTAATAATGACAGGGACAGAATTATTTACAGGAAATAACATGGTTATGACCGTGGGAAGATTAAATAAAGGTGTTTCAACTTTAGATATGAGTAAAGTATGGATATTTAGTTTTTTAGGGAATTTACTTGGGTCTATACTAGTTGCAGGATTTTTCGTTGGAACAGGTCTTGTGAATGAGGGGCCAGTAACGGAATTTTTTGCGACAACTTCTATAGCAAAAGCATCAGCACCATTTATATCGTTATTTTTTAGAGGTGTTCTTTGCAATATATTAGTTTGCGTAGCGGTTTTATGTTCATTTAGAACTAATGACGATACAGCAAAAATACTTATGATATTTTTGTGTTTATTCGCTTTTATAACTAGTGGATTTGAGCATAGTGTTGCAAATATGACAATATTTTCTGTAGTTTTAATATCACCAGTTATTCAAGGTGCAACATTAGCAGGAGCTGTTTACAATTTAGTAGCAGTAACCCTTGGAAATATGGCTGGGGGAGCATTAGTAATGGGGCTTGGTGTTTTTATAATGGGAAGTGAAGATAAAAATACAAGTAATTAG
- a CDS encoding DUF2207 family protein encodes MIRFKKIVLFLVLIVISINISSFRVYAQDNGYYIKNMYVNVDINDKREFKITETIDVYFNEERHGIIRNIPTSTRLEDYNIKDVSVEGAPYEIEDSFDMKIKIGDEDETISGDKTYKITYTMENYNEEKPEGDYIYLNVLGDQWDTKIENFTSTITYPKKANLEKINVTDGEYGSKDSKNVQYEVKNNKIYINSINTIKPHNAITVNAMLNEGAFKNAPIKQYPYIIEKQFIDINITDDKKYEIQRDFKIKINKNYSGEENIMIDLFDIIKGKNFYLLNMSVNDKSVSYNEKHGIITLDKSRDEYNFKVSYTIEPKLSDDIVFKIVETTLDGKLENLKVKVNSPFLINNATVDFNEKGANYGTDRFNLEKDDNNVIFTNKNTIYDGEDVNLSIDIDENLFVRPLPVSANIVKFSTPVILLIIVFLYFRFKDKNPVTPVVQFYPPRSMNSAEVAYGFNESISNSQVTSLLFYWASEGYIKIIMKEKNKFTIEKLKEIDSNHKPYEKNLFNSLFKYGDGKKVTGEKLKTYFGEEVSKAVKGVTEEFKYEKKLRDSASKKAGFLLNIISAIPIISCMMAAREVDHGSVLGCILFSILLLVVHLVFYLIFYQLLKKRHGLIKKNNKIIGVMVISFIYLIIIRLPFLFSDLDGLIIIASIVVSLIGNILSSCIPKRSDYGKELLGEIVGFRNFMEVAEKERLESLLEEDPEYFYNTLPYAQVLGVTKKWANKFKDISMEQPSYYDTYYPLNNYIALNMFVNDLNKVESTASHIIDTSSGSSGGGFGGGGFSGGGSGGGGGSSW; translated from the coding sequence GTGATAAGATTTAAAAAAATAGTATTATTTTTGGTTCTGATAGTAATATCTATTAACATATCTTCGTTTAGGGTTTATGCACAAGACAATGGTTATTATATAAAAAATATGTATGTAAATGTGGATATAAATGACAAAAGGGAATTTAAGATAACGGAGACTATAGATGTATATTTTAATGAAGAACGTCATGGAATTATTAGAAATATACCCACATCTACGCGATTAGAAGATTACAATATAAAAGACGTATCTGTAGAAGGTGCACCTTATGAAATAGAAGACTCATTTGACATGAAGATAAAGATAGGTGATGAAGACGAAACGATAAGTGGTGATAAAACTTATAAAATAACATACACCATGGAAAACTATAACGAGGAAAAGCCAGAAGGTGACTATATTTATTTAAACGTCTTGGGAGATCAATGGGACACGAAAATTGAAAATTTCACTTCAACAATTACTTATCCAAAGAAAGCAAATTTAGAAAAAATAAATGTTACTGATGGTGAATATGGCAGTAAAGATTCAAAAAATGTACAATATGAGGTGAAAAACAATAAAATTTATATAAATTCAATAAATACTATAAAACCTCATAATGCTATAACAGTAAATGCTATGTTAAACGAGGGAGCCTTTAAAAATGCACCTATAAAACAATATCCATATATAATCGAAAAGCAATTCATAGATATCAATATTACAGATGACAAAAAGTATGAAATACAACGTGATTTTAAAATAAAAATAAATAAGAACTATTCGGGTGAAGAGAATATTATGATTGATCTGTTCGACATTATAAAGGGTAAAAATTTTTATTTATTAAATATGAGTGTAAATGATAAAAGTGTATCTTACAATGAAAAACATGGAATTATAACTTTAGATAAAAGTAGAGATGAATATAACTTTAAAGTATCATATACAATTGAGCCTAAGCTTAGTGATGATATTGTATTTAAGATAGTAGAGACAACTTTAGATGGAAAACTAGAAAATCTCAAAGTAAAGGTAAATTCTCCTTTTCTAATAAATAATGCAACTGTGGATTTTAATGAAAAAGGAGCCAATTATGGTACTGATAGATTTAATTTAGAAAAAGATGATAATAATGTAATATTTACAAATAAAAATACTATATATGATGGCGAAGATGTAAATCTAAGTATTGATATAGATGAAAATTTATTTGTAAGACCTTTGCCTGTATCTGCAAATATTGTTAAATTTTCAACACCTGTAATATTACTTATAATTGTTTTTTTATATTTTAGATTTAAAGATAAAAATCCTGTAACACCAGTGGTTCAATTTTATCCGCCTAGATCTATGAATAGTGCAGAAGTTGCATATGGTTTCAATGAAAGTATTAGCAACTCACAAGTTACATCATTATTATTCTATTGGGCAAGTGAAGGTTATATAAAAATAATTATGAAGGAAAAAAATAAGTTCACCATTGAAAAATTAAAAGAAATAGATAGTAACCATAAACCTTATGAAAAAAATTTATTCAATAGTTTATTTAAATATGGTGATGGTAAAAAAGTAACTGGTGAAAAATTAAAAACTTATTTTGGGGAAGAAGTAAGTAAGGCAGTAAAAGGTGTTACTGAAGAATTTAAATATGAGAAAAAACTTAGAGATAGTGCTTCTAAAAAAGCGGGATTTTTACTAAATATAATATCTGCAATACCGATAATATCATGTATGATGGCTGCTAGAGAGGTAGATCATGGGTCTGTATTAGGATGTATATTATTTAGTATTTTATTATTAGTTGTACATCTTGTATTTTACTTAATTTTTTATCAATTATTAAAGAAAAGACATGGATTAATTAAGAAAAATAATAAAATTATTGGTGTAATGGTTATTAGTTTTATTTACTTAATCATAATAAGATTACCATTTTTATTTTCTGACTTGGATGGACTTATAATAATAGCCAGTATAGTAGTATCATTAATTGGAAATATATTGAGTAGCTGTATTCCAAAACGAAGTGATTATGGCAAAGAATTACTAGGTGAAATAGTAGGATTTAGAAACTTTATGGAAGTAGCAGAAAAAGAAAGATTAGAATCTTTGTTAGAAGAAGATCCAGAGTATTTTTATAATACACTTCCTTATGCACAAGTTCTTGGAGTAACTAAAAAATGGGCCAATAAGTTTAAGGATATTTCTATGGAACAACCATCTTACTATGATACTTATTATCCATTAAATAACTATATTGCCTTAAATATGTTCGTAAATGATTTAAATAAAGTAGAATCCACAGCAAGTCACATTATAGACACTTCTTCTGGTAGCTCAGGAGGAGGATTCGGAGGTGGCGGATTTAGTGGAGGAGGCTCTGGTGGTGGAGGAGGCTCAAGTTGGTAG
- the asrC gene encoding sulfite reductase subunit C, with protein sequence MLRDVNTKKVMKNAYRITKNKYETSLRVRIPGGCVDPESLMIVSKIANEYGNGQIHITTRQGFEILGIKMENMEEVNKIIQPVIEKMEINQETKDSGYPAAGTRNICACIGNKVCPKAQYNTTEFAKKMEKAVFPNDLHFKIAFTGCPNDCIKARTHDFGIIGMTLPLYDKDRCVSCGACVKKCEKLSTGALKMENYKIIRNHDKCIGCGECTLNCPTSAWTRDENKYYRLSIMGRTGKKNPRLAEDFLVWADEESIIKIVLNTYKYVKEYIDKDAPGGKEHIGYIIDRTGFMEYKKWALEGVEFSDIVKVNENIYWSGIKY encoded by the coding sequence ATGTTAAGAGATGTAAATACTAAAAAAGTAATGAAAAATGCTTATAGGATTACTAAGAATAAATATGAAACTTCTCTAAGAGTTAGAATTCCTGGAGGATGCGTAGATCCAGAAAGTTTAATGATAGTTTCAAAAATAGCTAATGAATACGGTAATGGACAAATCCATATTACAACTAGACAAGGTTTTGAAATCCTTGGTATAAAAATGGAAAATATGGAAGAAGTAAACAAAATAATTCAACCTGTTATAGAAAAAATGGAAATTAATCAAGAGACAAAAGACTCAGGATATCCAGCAGCAGGGACTAGAAACATATGCGCTTGTATAGGAAATAAAGTCTGTCCAAAGGCACAATATAACACTACTGAATTTGCAAAAAAAATGGAAAAAGCAGTATTTCCAAATGATTTACACTTTAAAATTGCTTTTACAGGATGCCCAAATGATTGTATAAAAGCAAGAACTCACGACTTTGGAATAATAGGAATGACACTTCCTTTATATGATAAAGATAGATGCGTATCTTGTGGTGCTTGTGTAAAAAAATGTGAAAAACTTTCCACTGGTGCTCTTAAAATGGAAAACTACAAGATAATAAGAAATCACGACAAATGTATAGGATGTGGAGAATGTACACTAAACTGTCCAACAAGTGCATGGACTAGAGATGAAAATAAATATTATAGGCTATCTATCATGGGTAGAACAGGTAAAAAAAATCCAAGACTTGCTGAAGATTTTCTAGTTTGGGCTGATGAAGAATCAATAATAAAAATAGTCCTTAATACTTATAAATATGTTAAAGAATATATAGATAAAGATGCTCCAGGGGGAAAAGAGCATATAGGATATATAATTGATAGAACTGGATTTATGGAATATAAAAAGTGGGCTTTAGAAGGCGTAGAGTTTTCAGACATAGTTAAAGTAAATGAAAATATTTATTGGAGTGGTATAAAATATTAA
- a CDS encoding PAS domain-containing sensor histidine kinase, which produces MEEMNIYKNLNDVNTLKSDESVKETITHICKDILENTKSDGISIYIFNKKESALIPFLELGDDIKYTKIFTKININMKELEIIKQENTELYHKDRVEKLINMKKHKRCELEKSYKNHIFSAYKLSVDNEFIGSLQIIYKEETVYNNIPYDYMNGVCKLISIILRSWLLNKEVILENQKRTIIENELDEYLEKSTDLVCIYDENQRIINLSSSWTKILGWTKEELLNKGIYDYVYFEDLKELSDINKYLSKINDKENRKTEIKTRYLCKNGTYKWIHWNIEYSEKISGYFVTGKDITEKIVEEERQKNLEERIKLEAMKCDFFTNMSHEFKTPLNIILGTMQVMEKSTENYGKIQNDDLCRYLKNIKQNSYRLLKLVNNLTDISKMDIGYYNINLSKNNIVNIVEDICLSVVEHAKNKGVEIIFDTECEEIEMACDPDAIERVVLNLLSNAIKYSLKENSRILVNICNDKEFVFVSIKDNGRGIPKDKLEIIFDRFGQANVDFKKRYESSGIGLYLVQSIIKLHGGNIKVESVENEGSTFTFALPKNLKINDEAKNISPFEKNNLSIEKCKIEFSDIYN; this is translated from the coding sequence ATGGAGGAAATGAATATATATAAAAATTTAAATGATGTAAATACATTAAAATCTGATGAAAGTGTAAAGGAAACAATTACACATATATGTAAAGACATATTAGAAAATACAAAATCAGACGGCATATCTATCTATATTTTCAATAAAAAAGAAAGTGCTTTAATTCCATTTTTAGAATTGGGAGATGATATAAAGTATACTAAAATATTTACTAAAATTAACATAAATATGAAAGAATTAGAGATTATAAAACAGGAAAACACAGAATTATATCATAAAGATAGAGTTGAAAAGCTTATAAATATGAAAAAACATAAACGCTGTGAACTAGAAAAATCTTATAAAAATCATATTTTTAGTGCGTATAAGCTTTCTGTAGACAATGAATTTATAGGAAGTTTACAAATTATTTACAAGGAAGAAACAGTATATAACAATATACCTTATGATTATATGAATGGTGTTTGTAAATTAATTTCAATAATTTTAAGAAGTTGGTTATTAAATAAAGAGGTAATTTTAGAAAATCAAAAAAGAACGATAATAGAAAATGAACTTGATGAATATTTAGAAAAATCAACGGATTTAGTTTGCATATATGATGAAAATCAACGAATAATAAATCTAAGCTCCAGTTGGACTAAAATACTAGGTTGGACAAAAGAAGAGCTGCTAAATAAAGGGATATACGATTATGTGTATTTTGAAGATTTAAAAGAGTTAAGTGATATAAATAAATATCTATCGAAAATAAATGATAAAGAAAATAGAAAAACTGAAATTAAAACAAGGTATTTATGTAAAAATGGCACTTATAAATGGATTCATTGGAATATAGAGTATTCTGAAAAAATAAGTGGATATTTTGTTACAGGGAAAGATATTACAGAAAAAATAGTTGAGGAAGAAAGACAAAAAAATCTTGAAGAAAGAATAAAGTTAGAAGCTATGAAATGTGATTTCTTTACAAATATGTCTCATGAGTTTAAGACACCTTTAAATATTATCCTAGGAACAATGCAAGTTATGGAAAAGAGTACTGAAAATTATGGGAAAATACAAAATGATGATTTGTGCAGATACTTAAAAAATATAAAACAAAACTCATATAGACTTTTAAAATTGGTAAATAATTTAACTGATATTAGCAAAATGGATATTGGATATTATAATATTAATTTGAGTAAAAATAATATAGTTAATATAGTAGAGGATATATGTTTATCCGTAGTTGAACATGCAAAAAATAAAGGTGTTGAAATAATATTTGATACAGAATGTGAAGAAATTGAAATGGCTTGTGATCCAGATGCTATAGAAAGAGTAGTGTTAAACTTATTATCAAATGCTATCAAATATTCATTAAAAGAAAATAGCAGAATACTTGTAAATATATGTAACGATAAAGAATTTGTTTTTGTAAGTATAAAAGACAATGGAAGAGGAATACCAAAAGATAAGTTAGAAATTATTTTTGATAGATTTGGACAAGCAAATGTAGACTTTAAAAAACGATATGAGAGTAGTGGTATAGGGTTGTATCTTGTTCAATCAATAATAAAACTTCACGGTGGAAATATTAAAGTTGAAAGTGTAGAAAATGAAGGCTCTACTTTTACTTTTGCACTGCCTAAGAATTTAAAAATTAATGATGAAGCAAAAAATATTTCTCCTTTTGAAAAGAATAATTTAAGTATAGAAAAGTGTAAAATTGAATTTTCTGATATATATAATTAA